Proteins from one Bacteroides mediterraneensis genomic window:
- a CDS encoding MarR family winged helix-turn-helix transcriptional regulator produces the protein MIEQFNFDIQLIFAILNGKVSAAINRKLIRNFRLNDMEITPEQWTVLLYLWEKDGVTQQELCNATFKDKPSMTRLIDNMEKQHLVIRVPDKKDRRTNKIHLTENGKKLEEKARFIANKTLKEALHGLTLEELRVSQEVLRKIFTNTKD, from the coding sequence ATGATAGAACAGTTCAATTTTGACATTCAACTAATATTTGCTATCCTAAATGGGAAAGTATCTGCCGCCATCAACCGTAAGTTAATCCGCAACTTCCGCTTGAACGACATGGAAATTACTCCTGAACAATGGACCGTGCTACTCTACTTATGGGAAAAAGACGGAGTAACCCAACAAGAATTGTGCAATGCCACTTTCAAAGATAAACCCAGTATGACCCGCTTGATTGACAACATGGAAAAACAGCACTTAGTAATACGTGTACCAGACAAGAAAGACCGCCGCACCAATAAAATCCATCTGACCGAAAACGGAAAGAAGCTGGAAGAGAAAGCACGGTTCATTGCCAACAAGACATTAAAGGAAGCCTTGCACGGACTTACTCTGGAAGAACTGAGAGTAAGTCAGGAAGTACTTCGTAAAATATTCACCAACACCAAGGACTAG
- a CDS encoding translation factor GTPase family protein codes for MKVYQTNEIKNIALLGNDGSGKTTLTEALLYESGIIKRRGRITAKNTVSDYFPVEQEYGYSVFSTVYHVEWNGKKLNIIDCPGSDDFVGAAITALNVTDTAILLLNGQYGPEVGTQNHFRYTEKLGKPVIFLVNQLDSEKCDFDHVLEQLKENYGSKVVPVQYPLATGPDFNSLIDVLLMKKYSWGPDGGAPTIEDIPAEEMEKAQEWHKTLVEAAAEHDESLMEKFFEAESLTEDEMREGIRKGLAARGMFPVFCVCAGKDMGVRRLMEFLGNVVPFVDEMPVVHNTRGVPVPPDPNGPTSLYFFKTAVEPHIGDVQYFKVMSGVVHEGDDLSNADRGSKERMAQLYVCAGANREKVDELRAGDIGCTVKLKDVKTGNTLNGKDCENRFNFIKYPNPKYTRAIKPVNEADTEKMMAVLNRMREEDPTWVVEQSKELRQILVHGQGEFHLRTLKWRLENNEKLPIQFYEPKIPYRETITKAARADYRHKKQSGGAGQFGEVHLIVEPYYEGMPAPETYKFNGQEYKMNVKGTEVIDLEWGGKLVFVNSVVGGAIDARFMPAILKGIMSRMEQGPLTGSYARDVRVIVYDGKMHPVDSNEISFMLAGRHAFSEAFKNAGPKILEPIYDVEVFVPSDKLGDVMSDMQGRRGMIMGMTSEKGYEKLSAKVPLKEMSNYSTALSSLTGGRASFIMKFASYELVPTDVQTKLMKEFEEQEKDEA; via the coding sequence ATGAAAGTATATCAGACAAACGAAATCAAGAACATTGCCCTTCTCGGTAATGACGGCTCAGGTAAAACCACTCTCACAGAAGCCTTGCTCTATGAGAGTGGTATTATAAAACGTCGCGGAAGAATTACTGCCAAGAATACAGTGAGTGATTATTTCCCGGTGGAGCAGGAATACGGATATTCAGTGTTTTCTACTGTATATCATGTGGAATGGAACGGGAAGAAACTCAATATCATAGACTGCCCGGGAAGTGATGACTTCGTAGGGGCTGCCATTACCGCGTTGAATGTGACTGATACTGCCATCTTGTTGCTGAACGGGCAATATGGTCCGGAAGTGGGTACGCAGAATCACTTCCGTTATACAGAAAAGCTGGGTAAACCGGTGATTTTCCTGGTAAACCAGCTGGATAGTGAAAAATGTGATTTCGACCATGTGCTTGAACAGTTGAAAGAGAACTATGGCTCTAAGGTTGTCCCGGTTCAGTATCCGTTGGCTACAGGACCCGACTTCAATTCGTTGATTGATGTACTTTTAATGAAGAAATATTCTTGGGGTCCGGACGGTGGAGCACCTACCATCGAAGATATTCCGGCGGAAGAGATGGAAAAGGCACAGGAATGGCATAAGACTTTGGTGGAAGCCGCTGCGGAACATGATGAAAGCCTGATGGAGAAGTTCTTTGAGGCTGAATCGCTGACGGAAGACGAGATGCGTGAAGGTATCCGCAAGGGCTTGGCAGCCAGAGGGATGTTCCCTGTATTCTGCGTTTGTGCGGGAAAAGATATGGGGGTCCGCCGTTTGATGGAATTCCTTGGAAATGTGGTTCCATTTGTAGATGAAATGCCTGTGGTGCATAACACACGCGGTGTGCCTGTTCCTCCAGATCCGAATGGTCCGACTTCGCTTTATTTCTTTAAGACGGCTGTAGAACCTCATATCGGTGATGTACAGTATTTCAAGGTTATGAGTGGAGTCGTGCATGAAGGGGATGACTTGAGCAATGCGGATAGAGGCTCCAAAGAACGTATGGCCCAATTGTACGTGTGTGCAGGAGCAAACCGTGAAAAGGTGGATGAGCTTCGTGCGGGAGATATCGGTTGTACGGTGAAACTGAAAGACGTAAAGACTGGAAATACCTTGAATGGCAAGGATTGTGAAAACCGTTTCAATTTTATCAAGTATCCGAATCCGAAATATACAAGAGCCATCAAACCGGTTAATGAAGCGGATACGGAAAAGATGATGGCGGTATTGAACCGTATGCGTGAGGAAGATCCGACATGGGTCGTAGAGCAATCTAAAGAGCTGCGTCAGATTCTGGTGCACGGACAAGGTGAGTTCCATTTGCGCACGTTGAAATGGCGTCTGGAAAACAATGAGAAATTGCCTATCCAGTTCTATGAGCCGAAGATTCCTTATCGTGAAACCATCACGAAGGCTGCGCGTGCCGACTATCGTCATAAAAAGCAGTCGGGTGGTGCCGGTCAGTTTGGTGAGGTACACTTGATTGTAGAGCCATATTATGAAGGTATGCCAGCTCCGGAAACCTACAAGTTCAACGGACAGGAATATAAGATGAATGTGAAAGGTACGGAAGTAATCGACCTGGAATGGGGTGGGAAATTGGTATTTGTGAACAGTGTGGTAGGTGGAGCCATCGATGCACGTTTCATGCCGGCCATTCTGAAAGGTATCATGAGCCGTATGGAGCAAGGTCCGTTGACCGGTTCTTATGCACGTGACGTACGTGTCATTGTGTATGATGGAAAGATGCATCCGGTAGACTCCAATGAAATTTCCTTTATGTTGGCGGGACGTCATGCTTTCAGTGAGGCTTTCAAGAATGCCGGTCCGAAGATTCTGGAACCGATTTATGATGTGGAAGTGTTTGTGCCAAGTGATAAATTGGGTGATGTGATGAGCGATATGCAGGGACGTCGCGGTATGATTATGGGTATGACCAGTGAAAAAGGTTATGAAAAGCTGAGTGCCAAAGTTCCTTTGAAAGAAATGTCGAACTATTCTACAGCCTTGAGCTCGTTGACCGGAGGCCGTGCCTCATTTATCATGAAGTTTGCCAGTTACGAGCTGGTTCCGACGGATGTACAGACCAAGTTGATGAAAGAATTTGAAGAGCAAGAAAAAGACGAAGCATAA
- the mtaB gene encoding tRNA (N(6)-L-threonylcarbamoyladenosine(37)-C(2))-methylthiotransferase MtaB gives MIDTTIFQDKVAVYYTLGCKLNFAETSSIGKTLKEAGVRTARKGEKADICVINTCSVTEMADKKCRQAIHRLSRQHPEAFIVVTGCYAQLKPGQVAEIEGVDLVLGAEQKGELMKYLGNLEKHAHGESVVTATKDIRTFSPSCSRGDRTRYFLKVQDGCDYFCSYCTIPFARGRSRNGKIEDLVAQARQAAAEGGKEIVLTGVNIGDFGKTTGETFFDLVKALDEVEGIERYRISSIEPNLLTDDIIEYVACSHRFMPHFHIPLQSGCDEVLKLMRRRYDTALFAEKVAKIKSLMPDAFIGVDVIVGTRGETPEYFERAYEFIKSLDVTQLHVFSYSERLGTQALKIDYVVPASEKHARSQRLLELSDEKTKAFYARHIGQEAEVLMEKSKAGTPMHGFTKNYIRVELAHDEKLDNHLVKVRLGDFNEDETSLKGTIL, from the coding sequence ATGATTGATACAACTATTTTTCAGGATAAAGTAGCTGTTTATTATACGCTGGGTTGTAAATTGAATTTTGCCGAAACGTCTTCCATCGGTAAGACTTTGAAAGAAGCAGGAGTTCGCACAGCCCGGAAAGGTGAGAAAGCAGATATTTGTGTGATCAATACCTGTTCGGTAACGGAGATGGCTGACAAAAAATGCCGTCAAGCCATTCATCGTCTTTCCCGTCAGCATCCCGAAGCATTTATTGTGGTGACCGGATGTTATGCACAATTAAAGCCGGGACAGGTGGCTGAGATAGAAGGGGTTGATTTGGTGTTAGGTGCTGAACAGAAAGGTGAACTTATGAAATATTTGGGTAATCTGGAAAAGCATGCCCACGGTGAGTCGGTTGTTACTGCCACGAAAGATATCCGTACTTTTTCACCTTCTTGTTCACGCGGTGACCGTACCCGCTATTTTTTAAAGGTACAGGATGGTTGTGATTATTTCTGTTCTTACTGTACAATTCCTTTTGCCCGTGGGCGGAGCCGGAACGGGAAGATTGAAGACTTGGTGGCACAGGCTCGTCAGGCGGCAGCAGAAGGTGGAAAAGAAATTGTGTTGACAGGAGTGAACATTGGCGACTTTGGAAAAACTACTGGAGAAACCTTTTTCGATTTGGTGAAGGCGCTGGATGAGGTGGAAGGAATTGAGCGTTATCGTATCTCTTCTATCGAACCTAATCTGTTGACGGATGACATCATTGAGTATGTAGCTTGTTCCCATCGTTTCATGCCTCATTTCCATATTCCTTTGCAGTCTGGTTGCGATGAAGTGCTGAAGTTGATGCGTCGCCGTTATGATACCGCTTTGTTTGCAGAGAAGGTAGCTAAAATCAAGTCCTTGATGCCTGATGCTTTTATTGGTGTGGATGTGATTGTGGGAACGCGGGGAGAAACTCCTGAATATTTTGAACGTGCGTATGAGTTTATCAAAAGCTTGGATGTGACACAGTTGCACGTGTTCAGCTATTCCGAGCGCCTCGGTACACAGGCTTTAAAAATAGACTATGTAGTTCCTGCGTCTGAGAAGCATGCCAGAAGTCAGCGTCTGCTTGAGTTATCGGATGAGAAAACCAAGGCTTTTTATGCCCGTCATATAGGACAGGAGGCTGAAGTGTTGATGGAAAAATCCAAGGCAGGTACACCTATGCACGGTTTCACGAAAAACTATATCCGGGTTGAATTGGCCCACGATGAGAAGCTGGACAATCATCTGGTGAAAGTACGTTTAGGGGATTTCAATGAAGACGAAACCTCGCTTAAAGGAACAATTTTATGA
- a CDS encoding sensor histidine kinase KdpD, which translates to MKKSTIWILGVVMGLSFLSLLYLQVSYIEEMVKMRRSQFEENVNRSLGKAVHNLELVETKRYLEKDVAAQERAALLSKRYQERNDAGENVVEHHQYTITAPDGSTYSTFELKTIMNRPSNVPKVVISTGRTIPQTSRALQEVLKERYVYQRALLDEVVYNILYTASDKPLKERINFKQLDHFLKTELFNNGIDIPYHFSVTDRDGKEVYRCSDYVHDDEKVYSRLIFEKDPPAKMGFVNIFFPTLDNYIFSSVKFMIPSIIFTVVLLITFIFTIYIIFRQKRLTEIKNDFINNMTHEFKTPISTISLAAQMLNDPAVGKSPVMFKHISGVINDETKRLRFQVEKVLQMSMFERQSVTLKKKEIDAHELINGVVNTFRLKVEKNNGTLDAELNAQDPVIFVDEMHFTNVIFNLLDNAVKYKSPDRDIALKIQTWNETGKLCISIEDNGIGIKKENLKKIFDKFYRVHTGNLHDVKGFGLGLAYVKKIITDHKGSIRAESELNVGTKFIITIPLFKEE; encoded by the coding sequence ATGAAAAAATCTACTATTTGGATATTAGGAGTTGTAATGGGACTGTCTTTTTTAAGCTTGCTTTATTTGCAGGTGAGTTATATTGAAGAGATGGTCAAAATGCGGCGCAGCCAGTTTGAAGAGAATGTGAACCGCAGTCTGGGTAAGGCTGTGCATAATCTGGAACTGGTAGAAACAAAAAGATATCTTGAAAAAGATGTGGCGGCGCAAGAACGGGCTGCACTTTTATCGAAGAGATATCAGGAGAGAAATGACGCAGGAGAGAATGTAGTGGAGCATCATCAATATACGATTACGGCTCCCGACGGTTCTACTTATTCTACGTTTGAATTGAAGACAATCATGAACCGGCCTTCCAATGTGCCGAAAGTCGTGATTTCTACGGGAAGGACCATTCCACAAACCTCACGTGCTTTGCAGGAGGTATTGAAGGAACGTTACGTGTATCAGCGTGCGTTGCTTGATGAAGTGGTCTATAATATTCTTTATACTGCAAGTGACAAACCGTTAAAGGAAAGGATAAACTTTAAGCAGCTTGACCATTTTCTGAAAACGGAACTGTTCAATAACGGGATTGACATACCTTATCATTTTTCGGTAACAGACCGGGATGGGAAAGAAGTGTATCGCTGCTCGGATTATGTGCATGATGATGAGAAGGTTTATTCAAGGCTGATTTTTGAAAAAGACCCTCCAGCTAAAATGGGCTTTGTGAATATCTTCTTCCCGACGCTGGACAACTATATTTTTAGTTCGGTGAAATTCATGATACCTTCCATTATTTTTACGGTGGTATTGTTGATTACCTTTATTTTCACCATTTATATTATTTTCCGGCAGAAACGTCTGACAGAGATTAAGAATGACTTCATTAATAATATGACGCATGAGTTTAAGACTCCGATTTCTACCATATCTTTGGCTGCACAGATGTTGAATGATCCGGCAGTGGGCAAATCGCCTGTCATGTTCAAGCATATCTCAGGGGTTATTAATGATGAGACGAAGCGTCTGAGATTCCAGGTGGAAAAGGTGCTGCAGATGTCTATGTTTGAAAGACAGAGCGTGACACTGAAAAAGAAGGAAATTGATGCCCATGAGTTGATTAACGGAGTGGTGAATACCTTCCGTTTGAAGGTCGAAAAGAATAACGGTACATTGGATGCGGAATTGAATGCACAGGATCCGGTGATTTTTGTGGACGAGATGCACTTTACGAATGTGATATTCAATTTGCTGGATAATGCGGTCAAATATAAGAGCCCGGATCGGGATATAGCATTGAAAATTCAGACTTGGAATGAGACGGGTAAGCTATGCATATCTATCGAAGATAACGGGATTGGTATCAAGAAGGAAAATCTGAAGAAGATATTCGATAAGTTCTACCGTGTTCATACGGGGAACCTGCACGATGTGAAAGGCTTTGGGCTTGGACTGGCTTACGTGAAAAAGATAATTACCGATCATAAAGGTTCTATTCGGGCTGAAAGTGAATTGAATGTAGGAACAAAGTTTATAATTACGATACCACTATTTAAAGAAGAATAA
- the glmM gene encoding phosphoglucosamine mutase — MTLIKSISGIRGTIGGHAGEGLNPLDIVKFTSAYATLIRKTTTIKTNKIVVGRDARISGEMVKNVVCGTLMGMGFDVVNIGLASTPTTELAVTMEEACGGIILTASHNPRQWNALKLLNEHGEFLNAAEGNEVLRIAAAEEFEFADVDHIGKYREDNTYNQKHIDSVLALKLVDVEAIRKANFRVAIDCVNSVGGIVLPQLLEQLGVQHVEKLYCEPTGDFQHNPEPLEKNLGDIMGLMKKGTCDVAFVVDPDVDRLAIICENGAMYGEEYTLVTVADYVLKHTPGNTVSNLSSTRALRDVTRKYGMEYNASAVGEVNVVAKMKATHAVIGGEGNGGVIYPESHYGRDALVGIALFLSHLAHEGKKVSELRATYPNYFIAKNRIDLTPETDVDAILAKVKELYKNEEINDIDGVKIDFPDKWVHLRKSNTEPIIRVYSEASTMEAAEELGKQIMDIVYSLAK, encoded by the coding sequence ATGACACTTATTAAATCTATTTCCGGTATTCGTGGTACGATAGGCGGCCATGCCGGTGAAGGATTGAATCCTTTGGATATCGTGAAATTCACTTCTGCCTATGCCACATTGATCCGGAAGACGACTACCATCAAAACCAATAAGATTGTAGTAGGACGTGATGCACGTATTTCCGGTGAGATGGTGAAGAATGTGGTTTGTGGAACGTTGATGGGAATGGGATTCGATGTGGTGAACATCGGACTGGCTTCTACTCCTACCACAGAACTGGCGGTGACAATGGAAGAAGCTTGCGGTGGAATTATTCTGACTGCAAGTCATAATCCGAGACAATGGAATGCTCTGAAGTTGTTGAATGAGCATGGTGAATTCCTGAATGCGGCTGAAGGGAACGAAGTGTTGCGTATTGCAGCTGCTGAAGAGTTTGAATTTGCGGATGTGGATCATATCGGTAAATACCGTGAAGACAATACATACAATCAGAAACATATCGACAGTGTCCTGGCTCTGAAGCTGGTGGACGTAGAGGCTATTCGTAAGGCTAATTTCCGTGTCGCCATCGATTGTGTGAACTCAGTAGGGGGAATCGTACTTCCTCAGTTGCTGGAACAGTTGGGCGTGCAGCATGTGGAAAAACTGTATTGCGAACCGACGGGTGATTTCCAGCACAATCCCGAACCGTTGGAAAAAAACTTGGGCGATATCATGGGATTGATGAAGAAAGGTACTTGTGACGTGGCTTTCGTAGTAGACCCGGATGTAGACCGCTTGGCTATTATTTGTGAGAATGGAGCGATGTACGGAGAAGAATATACGCTGGTCACTGTAGCGGACTATGTGTTGAAACACACCCCGGGTAATACGGTTTCCAACTTGAGCTCTACTCGCGCGTTGCGTGATGTGACTCGCAAATATGGTATGGAATACAATGCTTCTGCCGTAGGCGAAGTGAATGTGGTTGCCAAGATGAAAGCAACTCATGCCGTGATTGGTGGAGAAGGAAACGGCGGGGTAATTTATCCGGAATCTCATTATGGACGGGATGCCTTGGTGGGTATCGCTCTCTTCCTGAGCCATCTGGCGCATGAAGGAAAGAAGGTGAGTGAGCTGCGTGCCACTTATCCGAACTATTTCATTGCCAAGAACCGTATTGACCTGACTCCTGAAACGGATGTAGACGCAATTCTGGCGAAGGTGAAGGAATTGTACAAGAACGAAGAAATCAATGATATCGACGGAGTGAAGATTGATTTCCCGGACAAGTGGGTACATCTCCGCAAGAGTAATACGGAACCGATTATCCGTGTGTATTCGGAAGCTTCTACCATGGAAGCGGCAGAGGAGTTGGGCAAGCAGATTATGGATATCGTGTACAGCCTGGCCAAATAA
- the rpsF gene encoding 30S ribosomal protein S6, protein MNQYETVFILTPVLSDVQMKEAVEKFKAILTQEGAEIINEENWGLKKLAYPIQKKSTGFYQLIEFKAEPSVIEKLEVNYRRDERVIRFLTFKMDKYAAEYAAKRRNVKSTKKEEN, encoded by the coding sequence ATGAATCAATACGAAACCGTTTTCATTTTAACTCCCGTTTTGTCTGATGTTCAGATGAAGGAAGCGGTAGAGAAGTTCAAAGCTATCCTGACTCAGGAAGGTGCGGAGATCATCAATGAAGAAAACTGGGGATTGAAGAAATTGGCTTACCCAATTCAGAAAAAATCTACAGGGTTCTATCAGCTGATTGAATTCAAAGCAGAACCGTCTGTAATCGAGAAGCTGGAAGTAAACTACCGTCGTGACGAACGTGTAATCCGTTTCTTGACTTTCAAGATGGATAAGTATGCTGCAGAATACGCTGCTAAGAGAAGAAATGTAAAATCAACTAAAAAGGAGGAAAACTAA
- a CDS encoding response regulator transcription factor: MDDKLRILLCEDDENLGMLLREYLQAKGYNADLFPDGEVGFKAFLKSKYDLVVTDVMMPRKDGFTLAQEIRQANAEVPIIFLTAKTLKEDILEGFKIGADDYITKPFSMEELTFRIEAILRRVRGKRNRESTVYKIGRFTFDTQKQILSIGDKQTKLTTKESELLGLLCAHANEILQRDFALKTIWIDDNYFNARSMDVYITKLRKHLKEDDSIEIINIHGKGYKLITPEGE; this comes from the coding sequence ATGGACGACAAATTGCGTATTTTGTTATGCGAAGATGATGAGAATCTTGGCATGCTTTTGAGAGAATATTTACAGGCGAAAGGTTATAATGCTGATCTTTTTCCGGATGGAGAAGTGGGCTTTAAGGCTTTTCTGAAAAGTAAATATGATTTGGTTGTGACCGATGTGATGATGCCAAGAAAAGATGGCTTTACCTTGGCGCAGGAAATCCGTCAGGCAAATGCGGAAGTGCCTATTATTTTCTTGACGGCAAAGACTTTGAAGGAAGATATCCTGGAAGGCTTTAAGATTGGTGCGGATGATTATATCACAAAACCCTTCAGTATGGAGGAATTGACTTTCCGTATTGAAGCAATCTTGCGCCGTGTGCGTGGCAAACGCAACCGTGAAAGTACGGTGTATAAAATTGGCCGCTTTACGTTCGATACTCAGAAGCAGATTCTGTCTATCGGAGACAAGCAGACGAAGTTGACTACCAAAGAGTCTGAATTGCTGGGCTTGCTTTGTGCACATGCTAATGAAATTCTGCAGCGTGATTTTGCATTGAAGACAATTTGGATTGATGACAATTATTTCAATGCAAGAAGTATGGATGTGTACATCACTAAGTTGCGTAAACATTTGAAGGAAGATGATTCGATTGAAATCATCAATATTCACGGTAAGGGATATAAATTGATAACTCCGGAAGGTGAATGA
- a CDS encoding DUF4827 domain-containing protein: MKKNNLLLAVVGLMMFALQSCNNGKTYAEMKEEEADAINKYILENDIKVISEADFAAQDSTTKENEYVLLDESGVYMHVDNRGPGKEVLGNGTYDMVARFVEVALQTRSDLGMTAGDTLLANMHVANPSYTINGEDFKLTISGESYSASFTRSDDYSMYGTYGTVAVPSGWLIPLRYLKPGRTNDSEKIARVKLIVPHSEGTSSATQSVYPCFYELTYNMTR, encoded by the coding sequence ATGAAAAAGAACAATTTGCTCTTGGCTGTAGTGGGCCTGATGATGTTTGCTTTGCAAAGCTGTAACAATGGAAAGACATACGCAGAAATGAAGGAAGAAGAAGCCGATGCCATCAATAAGTATATTTTGGAGAATGACATCAAGGTAATTTCGGAAGCGGATTTTGCAGCGCAGGACTCTACTACCAAAGAGAATGAATATGTGTTGCTGGATGAAAGCGGGGTTTACATGCACGTGGATAACCGAGGTCCGGGTAAGGAAGTGCTGGGCAATGGAACCTATGACATGGTGGCCCGTTTTGTGGAAGTGGCTCTACAGACAAGAAGTGATTTGGGTATGACAGCCGGAGATACCCTGCTGGCCAACATGCACGTGGCCAATCCTTCTTATACGATTAATGGAGAGGATTTTAAATTGACCATTAGTGGCGAATCTTATTCCGCTTCATTTACCCGCAGTGATGACTATAGTATGTATGGGACGTATGGCACGGTAGCTGTACCTTCAGGATGGTTGATTCCTCTGCGTTATTTAAAGCCGGGACGGACAAATGACTCGGAGAAGATTGCACGTGTGAAACTGATTGTGCCGCACAGTGAGGGAACGTCTTCTGCTACCCAGTCGGTATATCCTTGCTTTTATGAACTAACCTATAACATGACAAGATAA
- the hemW gene encoding radical SAM family heme chaperone HemW has product MAGIYLHIPFCKRRCIYCDFFSTTENEKKEAYIQALVKELELRKDYLSEETIDTIYLGGGTPSQLEEKDFAQLFDHIYKVYPVNPAAEITLEANPDDLTPAYVNMLRGLPFNRLSMGIQTFKEDTLRLLHRRHTATQARQAYQRCREAGFHNISIDLMYGLPGETLEDWQKDLQTAISMHPEHISAYHLIYEEGTPLWKLKEAHKVEETDEDLSVSLFKELIHTLKAYGYEHYEISNFCQPGYYSRHNSSYWTGKKYLGCGPSAHSYDGISRQWNIASLSRYIQGIQQGTPYLEKEELDLYTRYNDFVITRLRTSSGIPTAVLKETFGDMLYNYCMRMASPHLQQALLTCDNHILKLTEKGIFISDGIMSDLLWVEG; this is encoded by the coding sequence ATGGCTGGAATTTATCTGCACATCCCCTTCTGCAAACGGCGATGCATCTATTGTGACTTCTTTTCTACCACCGAAAATGAAAAGAAAGAAGCTTACATTCAAGCCCTCGTCAAAGAGCTGGAACTCCGGAAAGACTACCTGAGTGAAGAAACCATAGATACCATTTATCTGGGAGGAGGCACCCCTTCCCAGCTGGAAGAAAAAGACTTTGCCCAACTGTTCGACCATATATATAAGGTATATCCCGTAAACCCTGCAGCCGAAATCACACTCGAAGCCAATCCGGACGATTTGACACCGGCCTACGTAAACATGCTTCGCGGCCTTCCGTTCAACCGGCTGAGCATGGGCATACAGACTTTCAAGGAAGACACTCTCCGCCTGTTGCATCGCCGACATACAGCTACTCAAGCCCGACAAGCGTACCAGCGCTGTCGGGAAGCCGGATTTCATAACATCAGCATCGACTTGATGTACGGACTACCCGGCGAAACACTGGAAGACTGGCAGAAGGACTTGCAAACGGCCATCAGCATGCACCCGGAGCATATTTCTGCCTATCATCTGATTTATGAAGAAGGTACCCCCTTGTGGAAACTGAAAGAAGCCCACAAAGTAGAAGAAACCGATGAAGACCTGAGTGTTTCCTTATTCAAGGAACTGATTCATACCTTGAAAGCTTATGGATACGAACATTATGAGATTTCCAATTTCTGCCAGCCTGGGTATTATTCACGCCACAATTCAAGTTACTGGACGGGCAAAAAATACTTAGGTTGCGGGCCTTCCGCCCATTCATACGACGGTATCTCCCGCCAATGGAATATCGCCTCTCTTTCCCGATATATACAAGGTATCCAACAGGGAACACCCTATCTGGAAAAGGAAGAACTTGATCTTTATACCCGCTACAACGACTTCGTCATCACACGACTGCGTACCTCCAGCGGTATCCCCACTGCTGTTCTAAAAGAAACATTTGGAGATATGCTATATAATTACTGCATGCGCATGGCTTCCCCCCACCTGCAACAAGCACTATTGACATGCGACAATCATATTCTGAAGCTGACCGAGAAAGGTATATTTATTTCCGACGGAATCATGAGCGACCTGCTTTGGGTGGAAGGTTAG
- the rplI gene encoding 50S ribosomal protein L9 produces the protein MELILKEDVVNLGYKNDIVTVKSGYGRNYLIPTGKAVIASPAAKKMLAEELKQRAHKLEKIKKDAEAVAETLKGVSLTIATKVSATGSIYGSVGSIQIADELAKLGHNIDRKIIVVKDNVKEVGHYKAIVKLHKEVSVEIPFEVVAEEA, from the coding sequence ATGGAACTGATTTTGAAAGAAGACGTAGTTAACTTGGGCTACAAGAATGATATTGTAACCGTTAAGTCTGGTTATGGTCGTAACTATCTTATTCCGACTGGTAAAGCAGTGATTGCTTCTCCGGCTGCAAAGAAAATGTTGGCTGAAGAATTGAAGCAGCGTGCTCATAAATTGGAGAAGATTAAGAAAGATGCTGAAGCTGTAGCAGAAACACTGAAGGGCGTTTCATTGACTATTGCTACTAAGGTTAGTGCAACTGGTTCAATCTACGGTTCAGTAGGCAGCATTCAGATTGCTGATGAATTGGCTAAGTTGGGTCACAACATTGATCGTAAGATTATTGTGGTAAAAGACAATGTAAAAGAAGTTGGACACTACAAGGCTATTGTTAAACTTCACAAGGAAGTTTCTGTAGAAATTCCTTTCGAAGTTGTTGCAGAAGAAGCTTAA
- the rpsR gene encoding 30S ribosomal protein S18: MAQQQSEIRYLTPPSVDVKKKKYCRFKKSGIKYIDYKDPEFLKKFLNEQGKILPRRITGTSLKFQRRIAQAVKRARHLALLPFVTDMMK; encoded by the coding sequence ATGGCACAGCAACAATCAGAAATCAGATATTTAACTCCGCCTTCAGTAGACGTGAAGAAGAAAAAATACTGTCGTTTCAAAAAGAGCGGTATTAAGTATATCGACTACAAAGATCCTGAATTCTTGAAGAAATTCTTGAACGAACAGGGAAAGATCCTTCCGCGCCGTATTACAGGTACTTCATTGAAGTTCCAGCGTCGTATTGCGCAGGCTGTTAAGAGAGCTCGTCACTTGGCTTTGCTGCCTTTCGTAACTGATATGATGAAATAA